The proteins below are encoded in one region of Chrysemys picta bellii isolate R12L10 chromosome 4, ASM1138683v2, whole genome shotgun sequence:
- the PAQR4 gene encoding progestin and adipoQ receptor family member 4 isoform X1, with amino-acid sequence MGPGGTVGWGRSDSGSLLSRDLLCLLQHPRGPPFLVPETSPGISWDQLSSGADSPEEAEAAGWFRGIPLLGFIFLLPLSIPWARISVGWLAVVHYLACVVPQLGSVLYHLFMNHEGGPAVYHTLLTLDMCGVCMVNTLGALPIIYCTLACSPVPRSAALLAYTALSSYAIICAVTAHSNVRRLRSFAWQALFRFFFFYLRWVGLGTGHPSSLRSYLIMDGLALLGGVINVSRMPERWQPGRFDYWFNSHQIMHVLVVVSILYLHWGVVADLLWVTSYACPQD; translated from the exons ATGGGGCCAGGTGGGACCgttggctggggcaggagtgacAGTGGATCCCTGTTGAGCCGTgaccttctctgcctcctccagcaTCCCCGCGGCCCCCCCTTCCTGGTGCCTGAGACATCTCCTGGGATTAGCTGGGATCAGCTCAGCTCAGGGGCAGATTCACCTGAAGAGGCAGAGGCAGCCGGATGGTTTAGAG GCATCCCCCTGTTGGGCTTCATCTTCCTGCTGCCCCTGTCCATCCCGTGGGCGCGGATCTCGGTGGGCTGGCTGGCCGTGGTGCACTACCTGGCCTGCGTGGTGCCCCAGCTGGGCAGTGTGCTCTACCACCTCTTCATGAACCACGAGGGGGGCCCGGCCGTCTACCACACCCTGCTGACCCTCGACATGTGCGGGGTCTGCATGGTCAACACGCTgg gtgcCCTTCCCATCATCTACTGCACCCTTGCCTGCTCCCCAGTTCCCcgcagcgctgccctgctggcCTACACGGCGCTGTCCAGCTACGCCATCATCTGCGCGGTGACGGCCCACTCCAACGTGCGGCGCCTGCGCTCCTTCGCCTGGCAGGCCCTCTTCCGCTTCTTCTTCTTCTACCTGCGCTGGGTGGGCCTGGGCACAGGCCACCCCTCCTCGCTGCGCTCGTATCTCATCATGGATGGCCTGGCCCTGCTGGGGGGCGTCATCAACGTCTCCCGCATGCCTGAGCGCTGGCAACCCGGCCGCTTCGACTACTGGTTCAACAGCCACCAGATCATGCACGTGCTGGTGGTAGTCAGCATCCTCTACCTCCACTGGGGGGTGGTGGCCGACTTGCTGTGGGTCACCAGTTATGCCTGCCCCCAGGACTGA